A window from Piliocolobus tephrosceles isolate RC106 chromosome 11, ASM277652v3, whole genome shotgun sequence encodes these proteins:
- the CDCA7 gene encoding cell division cycle-associated protein 7 isoform X3 — MDARRVPQKDPRVKKNLKKFRYVKLISMETSSSSDDSCDSFASDNFANTLAKLMSELESFPGSFPGRHPLPGSDSQSRRPRRRTFPGVASRRNPERRARPLTRSRSRILGSLDALPMEEEEEEDKYMLVRKRKTMDGYMNEDDLPRSRRSRSSMTLPHIIRPVEEITEEELENICSNSREKIYNRSLGSTCHQCRQKTIDTKTNCRNPDCWGVRGQFCGPCLRNRYGEEVRDALLDPNWRCPPCRGICNCSFCRQRDGRCATGVLVYLAKYHGFGNVHAYLKSLKQEFEMQA, encoded by the exons CAGAAAGATCCCAGAGTAAagaagaacttaaagaaattcaGATATGTGAAGTTGATTTCCATGGAAACCTCGTCATCCTCTGATGACAGTTGTGACAGCTTTGCTTCTGATAATTTTGCAAACACG CTTGCAAAACTCATGTCTGAATTGGAAAGCTTCCCTGGCTCGTTCCCTGGAAGACATCCCCTCCCAGGCTCCGACTCA CAATCAAGGAGACCACGAAGGCGTACATTCCCGGGTGTTGCTTCCAGGAGAAACCCTGAACGGAGAGCTCGTCCTCTTACCAGGTCAAGGTCCCGGATCCTCGGGTCCCTTGATGCTCTAcccatggaggaggaggaggaagaggataaGTACATGTTGGTGAGAAAGAGGAAGACCATGGACGGCTACATGAAT GAAGATGACCTGCCCAGAAGTCGTCGCTCCAGATCATCCATGACCCTTCCGCATATAATTCGCCCAGTGGAAGAAATTACAGAGGAAGAGTTGGAGAACATCTGCAGCAACTCTCGAGAGAAGATATATAACCGTTCACTG GGCTCTACTTGTCATCAATGCCGTCAGAAGACTATTGATACCAAAACAAACTGCAGAAACCCAGACTGCTGGGGTGTTCGAGGCCAGTTCTGTGGCCCCTGCCTTCGAAACCGTTATGGTGAAGAGGTCAGGGATGCTCTGCTGGATCCG AACTGGCGTTGCCCGCCTTGTCGAGGAATCTGCAACTGCAGTTTCTGCCGGCAGCGAGATGGACGGTGTGCGACTGGGGTCCTTGTGTATTTAGCCAAATATCATGGCTTTGGGAATGTGCATGCCTACTTGAAAAG CCTGAAACAGGAATTTGAAATGCAAGCATAA
- the CDCA7 gene encoding cell division cycle-associated protein 7 isoform X1 yields MDARRVPQKDPRVKKNLKKFRYVKLISMETSSSSDDSCDSFASDNFANTKPKFRSDISEELANVFYEDSDNESFCGFSESEVQDVLDHCGFLQKPRPDVTNELASIFHADSDDESFCGFSESEIQDGMRLQSVREGCRTRSQCRHSGPLRVAMKFPARSTRGATNKKAESPQPSENSVTDSNSDSEDESGMNFLEKRALNIKQNKAMLAKLMSELESFPGSFPGRHPLPGSDSQSRRPRRRTFPGVASRRNPERRARPLTRSRSRILGSLDALPMEEEEEEDKYMLVRKRKTMDGYMNEDDLPRSRRSRSSMTLPHIIRPVEEITEEELENICSNSREKIYNRSLGSTCHQCRQKTIDTKTNCRNPDCWGVRGQFCGPCLRNRYGEEVRDALLDPNWRCPPCRGICNCSFCRQRDGRCATGVLVYLAKYHGFGNVHAYLKSLKQEFEMQA; encoded by the exons CAGAAAGATCCCAGAGTAAagaagaacttaaagaaattcaGATATGTGAAGTTGATTTCCATGGAAACCTCGTCATCCTCTGATGACAGTTGTGACAGCTTTGCTTCTGATAATTTTGCAAACACG aaaccTAAATTCAGGTCAGATATCAGTGAAGAACTGGCAAATGTTTTTTATGAGGACTCTGATAATGAATCTTTCTGCGGCTTTTCAGAAAGTGAGGTGCAAGATGTATTAGACCATTGTGGATTTTTACAGAAACCAAGGCCAGATGTCACTAACGAACTGGCCAGTATTTTTCATGCCGACTCTGACGATGAATCATTTTGCGGTTTCTCAGAGAGTGAGATACAAGATGGAATG AGGCTGCAGTCAGTTCGGGAAGGCTGTAGGACCCGCAGCCAGTGCAGGCACTCTGGACCTCTCAGGGTGGCAATGAAGTTTCCAGCGCGAAGTACTAGGGGAGCAACCAACAAAAAAGCAGAGTCCCCCCAGCCCTCAGAGAATTCTGTGACTGATTCCAACTCCGATTCGGAAGATGAAAGTGGCATGAATTTTTTGGAGAAAAGGGctttaaatataaagcaaaacaaagcaatg CTTGCAAAACTCATGTCTGAATTGGAAAGCTTCCCTGGCTCGTTCCCTGGAAGACATCCCCTCCCAGGCTCCGACTCA CAATCAAGGAGACCACGAAGGCGTACATTCCCGGGTGTTGCTTCCAGGAGAAACCCTGAACGGAGAGCTCGTCCTCTTACCAGGTCAAGGTCCCGGATCCTCGGGTCCCTTGATGCTCTAcccatggaggaggaggaggaagaggataaGTACATGTTGGTGAGAAAGAGGAAGACCATGGACGGCTACATGAAT GAAGATGACCTGCCCAGAAGTCGTCGCTCCAGATCATCCATGACCCTTCCGCATATAATTCGCCCAGTGGAAGAAATTACAGAGGAAGAGTTGGAGAACATCTGCAGCAACTCTCGAGAGAAGATATATAACCGTTCACTG GGCTCTACTTGTCATCAATGCCGTCAGAAGACTATTGATACCAAAACAAACTGCAGAAACCCAGACTGCTGGGGTGTTCGAGGCCAGTTCTGTGGCCCCTGCCTTCGAAACCGTTATGGTGAAGAGGTCAGGGATGCTCTGCTGGATCCG AACTGGCGTTGCCCGCCTTGTCGAGGAATCTGCAACTGCAGTTTCTGCCGGCAGCGAGATGGACGGTGTGCGACTGGGGTCCTTGTGTATTTAGCCAAATATCATGGCTTTGGGAATGTGCATGCCTACTTGAAAAG CCTGAAACAGGAATTTGAAATGCAAGCATAA
- the CDCA7 gene encoding cell division cycle-associated protein 7 isoform X2: MDARRVPQKDPRVKKNLKKFRYVKLISMETSSSSDDSCDSFASDNFANTRLQSVREGCRTRSQCRHSGPLRVAMKFPARSTRGATNKKAESPQPSENSVTDSNSDSEDESGMNFLEKRALNIKQNKAMLAKLMSELESFPGSFPGRHPLPGSDSQSRRPRRRTFPGVASRRNPERRARPLTRSRSRILGSLDALPMEEEEEEDKYMLVRKRKTMDGYMNEDDLPRSRRSRSSMTLPHIIRPVEEITEEELENICSNSREKIYNRSLGSTCHQCRQKTIDTKTNCRNPDCWGVRGQFCGPCLRNRYGEEVRDALLDPNWRCPPCRGICNCSFCRQRDGRCATGVLVYLAKYHGFGNVHAYLKSLKQEFEMQA, translated from the exons CAGAAAGATCCCAGAGTAAagaagaacttaaagaaattcaGATATGTGAAGTTGATTTCCATGGAAACCTCGTCATCCTCTGATGACAGTTGTGACAGCTTTGCTTCTGATAATTTTGCAAACACG AGGCTGCAGTCAGTTCGGGAAGGCTGTAGGACCCGCAGCCAGTGCAGGCACTCTGGACCTCTCAGGGTGGCAATGAAGTTTCCAGCGCGAAGTACTAGGGGAGCAACCAACAAAAAAGCAGAGTCCCCCCAGCCCTCAGAGAATTCTGTGACTGATTCCAACTCCGATTCGGAAGATGAAAGTGGCATGAATTTTTTGGAGAAAAGGGctttaaatataaagcaaaacaaagcaatg CTTGCAAAACTCATGTCTGAATTGGAAAGCTTCCCTGGCTCGTTCCCTGGAAGACATCCCCTCCCAGGCTCCGACTCA CAATCAAGGAGACCACGAAGGCGTACATTCCCGGGTGTTGCTTCCAGGAGAAACCCTGAACGGAGAGCTCGTCCTCTTACCAGGTCAAGGTCCCGGATCCTCGGGTCCCTTGATGCTCTAcccatggaggaggaggaggaagaggataaGTACATGTTGGTGAGAAAGAGGAAGACCATGGACGGCTACATGAAT GAAGATGACCTGCCCAGAAGTCGTCGCTCCAGATCATCCATGACCCTTCCGCATATAATTCGCCCAGTGGAAGAAATTACAGAGGAAGAGTTGGAGAACATCTGCAGCAACTCTCGAGAGAAGATATATAACCGTTCACTG GGCTCTACTTGTCATCAATGCCGTCAGAAGACTATTGATACCAAAACAAACTGCAGAAACCCAGACTGCTGGGGTGTTCGAGGCCAGTTCTGTGGCCCCTGCCTTCGAAACCGTTATGGTGAAGAGGTCAGGGATGCTCTGCTGGATCCG AACTGGCGTTGCCCGCCTTGTCGAGGAATCTGCAACTGCAGTTTCTGCCGGCAGCGAGATGGACGGTGTGCGACTGGGGTCCTTGTGTATTTAGCCAAATATCATGGCTTTGGGAATGTGCATGCCTACTTGAAAAG CCTGAAACAGGAATTTGAAATGCAAGCATAA